ATCGACAATTCCAAGTCCTGAAATAAAGTTTCGCAGCCATAATCCTTGAACAGTGGCCTCAAAACATGCCACAAACTCAGCCTCCATAGTGGATGCAGCAATGACAGATTGCTTCGCACTCTTCCATGAGATTGCTCCTTCAGCTAAAAGAAACAAATAGCCAAATGTAGATTTTCTTGTATCCCCACATCCAACATAATCTGAATCTGAATATCCTATCACCTCAAGGTGATTGGATCTCCTATAAGTGAGCAtgtaattttttgttccttGAAAATATCTCAATactttctttgcagctttccaatgatcTAATCCTGGATTACCTTGATACCTGCCCAACATTCCAACAGCAAAACTGATATCTAGTCTGgtacaagtttgagcatacatcAAGCTGCCAACGACAGATGCATAAGGAATCTGTTCCATTTCTTTGCGTTCCAACTCATTATTTGGACATTGCATAAGACTAAACTTATCCCCTTTCTGAATTGGAACGACACTTGCAGAGCATTTTTCCATCTTAAATCTCTCTagaactttattaatatatgctttctgagacaaacctaaTAATCCTTGTGATCTGTCACGAATAATTTCAATTCCAATCACATAGGATGCCTCGCCCATATCTTTCATTTCAAAGTTCTTTGAGAGAAATTTCTTGGTCTCATGTAATAAGCCAAGATCATTAGTAGCAAGcaaaatatcatcaacatacaaaaTTAGAATTATAAACCTGCTCCCACTGACCTTTAGATATATACATCGATCAACAATGTTTTCCGTAAATCCAAAGGAAGTGATAGTATCATTAAACTTAAGATACAATTGTCGGGAAGCTTGTTTAAGTCCATATATTGACTTCTTAAGCttacacaccatgtgttcctttTCTTTAATTGCAAAACCTTCAGGTTGATCCATATAGACTTCTTCCTCTAAATTCCCATTCAGAAAAGCAgttttcacatccatttgatgAAGCTCTAAATCATACTGAGCTACCAAtgccatgataattctaaaTGAATCCTTTTTAGAAACTAGAGAAAAGGTCTCTTTGTAATTAACACCATCTATCTGAGTGAAACCTTTAGCAACAAGTCTAGCCTTGTGTTTTTCAACATTGCCCTTAGAGTCACGCTTGGTCTTAAAGACCCACTTACACCCAACTCTTTTACATCCTTTAGGAAATTCCACAAGGTCCCAAACTTCATTATGATCCATTGATTTCAACTCTTCTTTCATGGCATCTAACCATTTAATAGAATTATTGCTTTTCATGGCTTGtgaaaatgaaactggatcTTCATCAATACCTAAGTCAAAATCTGACTCTTGTAaataaaccacataatcattaGAAATAACAGGTCTTCTCTGCCTTTCAGATCTTCTCAATACTGCCCCATATGGTTCATTTGTTACAGGTTCATTGGTGACAACTTCATTTTGAGGTGTTTCATCATTTATTTGTTGTTCTTGTATGTTGTCAAATGTTTCAACAACTGTAGGAACAACAACTTAAGAAGAAGTTATAGGTAAAGGAATCTCCACCCTAactgatgtgaatgcaataacaagaatacatgattctttgacattcttaggagcaacttgagttggtcatgaagtggcactttacttagaattggatcaatgttctaattcaagaactcaccaagacttttgATGAGGACATCCAAACCAAAGGGCATAGTGAGGAGGAGATGGAAAGTATCAACTTAACCACTGGGACAAATGATCCTTCTTGAAATATAAGGATTGTAGTTTTGTCTTATGTtcttacaaacaagaaaagacctttgtaatttatACACTGTTGAACCTCAGAATAGGAAcgaatattttgataattttagagAGTGTTTCTCTGCTAGGGTTTTTCCCTGTATCTTGTgatcttatcaagaatccactaattcttgtggcgatcatccttaggcttatcaaactttgtttgtggcgtcttcctttatccaggtttttattgttactgttttgaatttattccgttctgtaaccctaaattcccaattttattgtcatgtctatttggattcatatcagTTGGTATTCAGAGCAAAGGTTTGAGTCATAATATAATTGTGCAtcctgaaaaaaaaatttcccCTCATTACTGTTCACGGTACTGTTCACGACactgttcattttttttattttgttattttaaaaaaaaaacagaaacagaaagaaaaaaaaagaagaaatagaaaaaaaagaaaagaagagaaaaaaaaaggaagaagaagaggaaaacagaaatagaaaaaaaaaaacaagaggaaaacagaaaaaaaaatagttcttaTTCAGTGCATACTTGGTGTTTGTTAAAAGTTCTAAAAGTGTCCTgtctacatattttattttctctatatattgtttttgcttgctgttttttttaattgtcttgCTTGTTTGTTGATAGTGAAATTGTTCTTCACTATTTTGttctttactattatttttaattaattatgattGCTACTTTTGAAAGTGATTATGCATTGATTGCTTGGTTCTTGTAAGAACCTTAAGTAGAGAAAGAGTGGTAAAAGGCAGTGTGATCATTAGAAAAAAAAGCTTTATTGTGTGAAACACGAGTGTTGAGTGTAAACACGTGAGAAAGTGGTGTGAGGCCCAAACTTATTGTTATTTGTAATCTGTTTACTTGAGCATGGCAGGGGAACCGTCAGATAGTGGACTGTCTCAACTACATATGCAAGCCTTAACACAACACCTGGAAAGGATAATGAAACAACAAAGTGATGGACTCCATGAGAGGTTGGATCAAATGGAGCAAGCACAACAAGTAAATCCAGAAAATAGAGGAGGAGAtaggaggaggagaagagaaAATGATGGAGAACAAAGAACTCTGAGAATTgatggaataaaattaaatattcccACATTCAATGGGAAAAGTGATCCTGATGCTTACTTGGAATGGGAAATTAAAGTGGAGCATGTGTTTGCTTGCAATGAGTACAATGAGGAGCAGAAGATGAAGTTGGCAGCAGCTAAATTTTCAGCTTATGCTTTAACTTGGTGGAATAAATACCAAAGGGACAAAACTAGATATGAAGAACCCATGGTAGAATCTTGGACAGAAATGAAAAGGATTATGAGGAAGAGATATATTCCAGCAAGCTACAATAGGGAGTTGCAACTCAAACTCCAGAGAATGACTCAAGGAAATAAAAGTGTGGAAGAGTACTTTAAAGAGATGGAGGTGACCATGCTTAGAGCTggaaagaatgaagaaaatgaagcaATCATGGGAAGATTTTTGAATGGATTGAATTGTGATATTAGGGATGTTGTGAAGCTGCAAGAGTATGTTGACATGAAAGAGTTGTTGCACAAGGCTAACCAAGTAGAACAACAACTCAAGAGGAAGGGAATCATGAGGAGttctaacaataataaaaatttcaattggAAGGATAAGGCGATGAAGGATAAAGGAGTTCCCTCAAGTTCAGTCACATCTTCAAGTGGGAAGTCACCTCATAGATATAGTAACTCACCACCTAAAAGGAAAACAAGTGAGGTAAAATGTTTCAAATGCTTGGGAAGAGGACATTATGCTTCAGAATGTCCAACAAAAAAGAATCTGATCAGTTTATCAAAGACACAAATAGTCAGTGAACcttcaagtgaagaagagaaggaaGAGGTAGAGGTGGAGTTGGATACATTGGAGGGTGATTTGTTGATGATTCGAAGGCTTATGGGAAGCAAAATGCAAGCTTTGGACCAAacccaaagggaaaatattttccatactagATGTTCCATTCAAGGGAAAATATGTTCACTCATAGTTGATGGAGGAAGTTGCACCAATGTAGCTAGCTCACGACTAGTTACCAAATTAAATTTGGAGACAAAACCGCACCCAAgcttcaatggcttagtgaagatgGAGAGATGACAATGAGTAAACAAGTGGAGGTGAACCTATCCATAGGACAATATAATGACAATGTCTTGTGTGATGTGGTTCCAATGGAGGCAACTCACATTTTGTTAGGGAGGCTGTGGCAGTTTGACACCAAGGCTATTCATGATGGTTTCACCAATAAAATCTCTTTCATGCAGAATAATAAGAAGATCATTCTCAAACCCTTATCTCCTAGAGAGGTGTGTGAGGATCAAATCaaattgagagaaaagagagtccaagagaAAAGAGAGACGAGTGAAACACCTAAACAGAGCAAGAGTGAAACACTTAAAAAGAGTGAAACACATGAGAGAAAAATGAGTGGATTACTGAAAGTGAATGAAGTGAAGAAGTTGCTACTTTCTAGCAAACCTCTTTATTTACCTTATTGCAAAGACAACACTTTGGTTGCTGACCATTCTaaccaaattaattttcttcctagtgttgattctgttttgcaggaaaTCCAAACTCAAGTTGAAGAATTGATGAACAAAGGATGGGTACAAGAGACCATGAGCCCATGTGTTGTTCCAGTAATTTTGGTGCCTAAAAATGATGGTTATTGGAATATGTGCACAGATTGCAGAGCACTCAATAACATTACCATTAAGTATAAACACCATATTCCCAGGTTAGATGATTTAATGGATGAATTGTATGGTGGttgtatattttcaaaaattgacTTAAGAAGTGGTTGCCATCAAATTAGGATTAGGAATGGGAATGAATGGAAAATTGTCTTTACAACAAAATATGGATTGTATGACTGGCGTGTGTTGCTATTTGGGGTAACAAATGCCTCAAGCACTTTTATGAGATTAATGAACTATGTTTTGAGAGAATTTTTGGGCAAATTTGTTGTGGTGTATTTTGATGACATCTTGATCTATAGCACTAGTTTAGAATTACATGAGGAACATTTGTGTGCTATTTTAAATGTTCTTAGAACAGAAAAGTTGTATGCTAATCTTGAGAAATGCACATCTTGTACTGAACAAATTGTATCCTTGTGTTTTGTGGTAAGTGCCAAAGGAATTCATGTAGATTATGAAAAGGTGACGGC
The sequence above is a segment of the Phaseolus vulgaris cultivar G19833 chromosome 2, P. vulgaris v2.0, whole genome shotgun sequence genome. Coding sequences within it:
- the LOC137809470 gene encoding uncharacterized protein translates to MSKQVEVNLSIGQYNDNVLCDVVPMEATHILLGRLWQFDTKAIHDGFTNKISFMQNNKKIILKPLSPREVCEDQIKLREKRVQEKRETSETPKQSKSETLKKSETHERKMSGLLKVNEVKKLLLSSKPLYLPYCKDNTLVADHSNQINFLPSVDSVLQEIQTQVEELMNKGWVQETMSPCVVPVILVPKNDGYWNMCTDCRALNNITIKYKHHIPRLDDLMDELYGGCIFSKIDLRSGCHQIRIRNGNEWKIVFTTKYGLYDWRVLLFGVTNASSTFMRLMNYVLREFLGKFVVVYFDDILIYSTSLELHEEHLCAILNVLRTEKLYANLEKCTSCTEQIVSLCFVVSAKGIHVDYEKVTAIQELCLHHVEFAYNMVVDNTSNCDPFEILYGLNPLTPIDLFTIPNISVLKHKDTQAKVDCVRKQHKKVEAQVQEKGEGYSKQVNKGRKKVIFEPGDWVWVHMRKERFPEQRKSKLQPRGDGPFQVLEKINDNAYKIDLPSKYNVSNTFNVSDSEEELDQAIPDLGGPMTRGRLKKAQETLQHKVANILEAQLSNCPQLKKTSLITCTTCLGILKNIRILLFLPQVGFEPITRWKVST